Below is a window of Candidatus Viadribacter manganicus DNA.
GGACCACGACAACCGCGCCCTCGTCACCACGTGGCGCAAGGAATTCGACGCGGATATCGCGCCCGCGCACGCGTAATACTGCGCCCGGCGCGCACCCCGGCTAAAGGCCGGGGCTGCGTCCGGGACCGATGCTCAGAACCCGAGCAGGCTCGCGTAGCGATCACGGTGGAAGCTGGCGCCGCCGTAAAGCGCCTCAGCGACGCGCGCGCGCTTCAAGTAAAGCCCAGCGTCGTGCTCGTCGGTCATGCCGATGCCGCCGTGGAGTTGCACCATCTCGTTGGACGCGAGGTGCACCGTCTCGGATGCGCGCGCCTTCGCAAGGCTTGCATACTCCGCAATGTTGTTGGAGTTGCGATCCAGCGCATCGAGCGCCGCCAGCACACATGAGCGTGTTAGCTCCAGATCGGTAAAGAGCTTCGCCGCGCGATGTTGCAACGCCTGGAAGCCGCCGATGACCTGACCGAACTGGCGCCGCGTCTTGAGATACTCGCTCGTAATCTCGAACGCCTCGCTCGCCTGCCCCACCATTTCGGCCGCAAGGCCGATACGTGCGCGATCCAGGATCGCATCGATTACATCGGCGCCGCCGTTCATTTTCTGGGCCGCCACGCCCTCGAATTTGAGATCGGCCGCGCCGCGGCTATCGGCAGTGATCAACTCACGGCGCGTTAGCCCAGCCGCATCACTCTTCACGAGATAAAGCGCATCCGCGCCCGCCACGATGATGAGATCGGCGATGTGACCGTCGGCGACATATTTCTTCTCGCCCGTCAGCTTGCCGCCGTCGAACTTCATTTTGGACTTCGTCGGCGCATGGTGTGCGCCTTCGTCGATCGCGATCGTCGCCGTCACCTCACCGGCGGCGATCTTCGGCAGCCACTCCTGCTTCTGCGCATCCGTGCCGGCGAGCAACAACGCGCTCGCGCCGGCCAAGGCACTCGAGTGCAGAGGCGAAGCCACCAACGTGCGCCCGCCTTCTTCGAGCACGGCGCCCAGCGCGACATAACCCAAACCGACGCCGCCGAACTCTTCCGGGATAATCACCCCGGCCCAGCCCATCGCCGCCATCTCGCGCCACAAATCCGGATCGCGACCGTTCTTCTTCTCATCGCGTTGCTTGCGAAGACGCGTCACCGGCGCCTGCTCGCGGAAGAAATCGCGCGCCGCATCTTTCAGCATGCGCTGTTCGTCATTCAGGGTGAACGTCATTGCGTGTCTCTCAATCCAAGCACGCGCTTGGCGACAACGTTGAGATTGATTTCGGTGGTGCCGCCTTCGATCGAATTGCCTTTCGAACGCAGCCAACCGCGCGTCGTCGCCAGATCATCAGCCGAGAAACCCTCGCCCGCCCAACCGAGCGCACGATTGCCCGCCGCTTCCACCATCAGCTCGCAGCGATCCTGGTTCAGCGTCGCGCCTGCGACTTTGAACATCGAGGCCATATGGCTGACATTGCCGCCAGCCTTCGCCTCTTCGGTCGCCCGCTGCACGGAGAGCGCGTAGGCCCGTTCCGTCATCTTGTGCGCCGCGATCCGCGCTCTGAGATCTCGATCCTCA
It encodes the following:
- a CDS encoding acyl-CoA dehydrogenase family protein, giving the protein MTFTLNDEQRMLKDAARDFFREQAPVTRLRKQRDEKKNGRDPDLWREMAAMGWAGVIIPEEFGGVGLGYVALGAVLEEGGRTLVASPLHSSALAGASALLLAGTDAQKQEWLPKIAAGEVTATIAIDEGAHHAPTKSKMKFDGGKLTGEKKYVADGHIADLIIVAGADALYLVKSDAAGLTRRELITADSRGAADLKFEGVAAQKMNGGADVIDAILDRARIGLAAEMVGQASEAFEITSEYLKTRRQFGQVIGGFQALQHRAAKLFTDLELTRSCVLAALDALDRNSNNIAEYASLAKARASETVHLASNEMVQLHGGIGMTDEHDAGLYLKRARVAEALYGGASFHRDRYASLLGF